Proteins encoded within one genomic window of Nitrospirota bacterium:
- a CDS encoding response regulator, with translation MPNILVVEDSPTMRQLISFALKRVPDSNVVEATDGVDALKKLSVKKFDIILVDINMPVMDGLKLVSLVRNDPNYKNIPIIIITTEGAEEDKKKAMAIGANAYLAKPIQTQELLKLVGQFLEKQ, from the coding sequence ATGCCTAACATTCTTGTTGTTGAGGATTCGCCGACAATGAGGCAACTCATATCCTTTGCCTTGAAAAGGGTTCCAGATTCAAATGTTGTTGAGGCTACTGATGGAGTCGATGCCCTGAAAAAACTTTCAGTCAAAAAGTTTGACATTATACTTGTGGATATCAACATGCCTGTAATGGATGGGTTAAAGCTGGTCAGTCTTGTCAGAAATGACCCGAACTATAAAAATATCCCGATTATCATAATCACAACAGAGGGGGCAGAAGAGGATAAAAAGAAGGCAATGGCAATAGGTGCAAATGCTTATCTGGCAAAACCGATTCAGACACAAGAGCTTCTAAAGTTAGTTGGCCAGTTTCTGGAGAAGCAGTAG
- a CDS encoding GAF domain-containing protein, giving the protein MEREEGIRKRVEEFLQVFRKGEEFTQDLLKENERLRFKIAQLEETLRKSEDETRMKLYIERINALETENKNLLEKYKLVEEENKDFAAKYVEVEEENNNLANLYVASYQLHSTLDFNEVLRIVLEIIINLIGAEKFALMLMDDKSNQLLPAASEGINLDIIPSVKMGNGVIGTVARSGESYFGSDLSAGQTDDFSKPLVCIPLKIKEHVIGVVVIYSLLVQKKGFSNIDYELFNLLAGHAATAIFSSKLYTQSERKLTTIQSFLELLKEKPKK; this is encoded by the coding sequence TTGGAGAGAGAGGAAGGTATAAGGAAAAGAGTCGAGGAATTTCTTCAGGTATTTCGCAAGGGAGAGGAATTTACGCAGGACCTATTAAAAGAGAATGAGAGATTGAGGTTCAAAATTGCTCAGCTCGAGGAGACACTCAGGAAATCCGAAGATGAGACAAGGATGAAGCTCTATATAGAAAGGATAAATGCCTTAGAGACAGAGAATAAGAATCTCCTGGAAAAGTATAAGTTAGTCGAGGAGGAAAATAAGGACTTCGCAGCAAAATATGTTGAAGTGGAGGAGGAGAATAATAATTTAGCTAACTTATATGTGGCGAGCTACCAGCTTCACTCCACGCTTGATTTTAATGAAGTTTTAAGAATAGTCCTGGAGATAATTATAAACCTGATCGGTGCCGAGAAATTTGCCTTAATGTTAATGGATGATAAATCAAATCAGTTGTTACCTGCAGCATCCGAGGGCATAAATCTGGACATAATACCATCCGTTAAAATGGGCAATGGTGTAATTGGGACTGTGGCGAGAAGTGGAGAAAGCTATTTTGGCTCTGATCTGAGTGCAGGCCAGACTGATGACTTTAGTAAACCACTTGTCTGTATTCCGCTAAAAATAAAAGAGCATGTGATAGGTGTTGTAGTCATTTACTCTTTGCTTGTACAGAAAAAGGGATTCTCTAATATTGATTATGAACTGTTTAATTTACTTGCCGGACATGCAGCTACGGCAATTTTTTCATCAAAGCTTTATACCCAATCTGAGAGGAAGCTGACTACAATACAGAGTTTCCTGGAACTTTTAAAAGAAAAACCAAAGAAATAG
- a CDS encoding response regulator codes for MQDKEIEAIKALVIDDSAFNRQTIRRILEKDSNIQVVGVASDGQDGIVKVLRLNPDVITLDLEMPGMDGFTFLRWIMKEKPTPVIIVSSYGDSQTVFKALDLGAVDFVVKPTRRVSRDLEEIETDLLRKIESVTSLKIEKLQQSLSLLSHRKAITEVAIKKTSEIEMIAIGASTGGPAAIQSILTRLPADFPSAVVISQHMPRGFTRQFAERVDKLSMIRVKEAEDGEVVEKSKAFVCPGGFHMTFKHSDDKILTVLKESSHNDKYFL; via the coding sequence ATGCAGGATAAAGAGATAGAAGCCATAAAGGCCCTGGTTATTGACGACTCGGCTTTTAACCGCCAGACCATAAGAAGGATTCTTGAAAAGGACTCCAATATACAGGTTGTTGGAGTTGCATCTGATGGTCAGGATGGAATAGTCAAGGTGTTGCGTCTGAATCCAGATGTGATAACTCTTGACCTGGAAATGCCTGGAATGGATGGGTTTACCTTCCTCAGATGGATAATGAAAGAAAAACCCACGCCAGTAATAATTGTGAGTTCTTATGGAGACAGCCAGACAGTGTTTAAGGCCCTGGACCTTGGAGCTGTGGATTTTGTTGTTAAGCCTACCAGAAGGGTATCCAGGGATTTAGAGGAAATAGAAACCGACCTTTTAAGAAAAATTGAATCCGTAACATCCCTTAAGATTGAAAAACTACAGCAGAGCCTGTCCCTGCTGAGCCATAGAAAGGCCATAACAGAAGTTGCGATTAAAAAAACCAGCGAAATAGAGATGATTGCTATTGGTGCTTCGACAGGAGGCCCTGCTGCGATTCAATCCATATTAACCCGTTTACCTGCTGATTTCCCCTCTGCTGTTGTGATAAGTCAACACATGCCGAGGGGTTTTACAAGACAATTTGCAGAACGGGTAGATAAGCTTTCAATGATAAGGGTTAAAGAGGCTGAAGATGGGGAGGTTGTGGAAAAAAGCAAGGCCTTTGTATGTCCTGGCGGCTTTCATATGACATTTAAACATTCTGACGATAAAATTCTGACAGTGCTGAAAGAATCTTCACATAATGATAAATATTTCCTCTGA
- a CDS encoding protein-glutamate O-methyltransferase CheR, with product MSEKDEIIELPEDIFRLLRDLIKDYCGIYFDDGSRYILERRLANRLRLQHMRDFREYYRYLMYDKRRDDELTAIIDILTVNETYFFREQNQLKAFIDEIIPEIYERNKEKKKIRIWSAGCSTGEEPYTIAMLVMEKGIPDNWDIDIVASDINQRVLQVARKGVYKKNSFRTTNNYFILKYFEEEQGGNFKISDAVKSLVNFSYLNILDPFKVKFVGQVDIIFCRNVFIYFDPAVRKRVVENFYDRLIEGGYLLLGHAESLMNISTAFTLKHLKNDMVYQKPLKARIMRDAG from the coding sequence GTGAGTGAAAAGGATGAAATAATAGAGCTTCCAGAGGACATCTTTCGCCTTTTAAGGGACCTCATAAAGGACTATTGCGGGATATACTTTGATGACGGTTCAAGATATATATTAGAAAGAAGGCTGGCAAATCGCTTAAGGCTTCAACACATGAGGGACTTCAGGGAATATTATCGATATCTGATGTATGATAAGAGAAGGGATGATGAGCTTACAGCAATTATTGATATACTTACTGTAAATGAGACCTATTTTTTCAGAGAACAAAATCAGCTTAAAGCATTTATCGATGAAATTATACCAGAGATCTATGAGAGAAATAAGGAAAAGAAAAAAATAAGGATATGGTCAGCCGGCTGTTCTACTGGAGAAGAGCCTTATACTATAGCCATGCTTGTCATGGAAAAGGGGATACCTGATAATTGGGATATCGACATTGTTGCCAGCGATATAAACCAGAGGGTGCTTCAGGTTGCGAGAAAAGGTGTTTACAAAAAGAATTCTTTCAGGACGACAAATAACTATTTTATATTGAAATATTTCGAGGAAGAACAGGGAGGCAATTTTAAAATATCCGATGCAGTGAAAAGCCTTGTTAATTTCAGCTATCTGAATATCCTTGACCCCTTCAAGGTGAAATTTGTAGGGCAGGTAGACATTATTTTCTGCCGCAATGTCTTTATATATTTTGACCCTGCTGTGAGAAAAAGGGTTGTCGAGAATTTTTATGACAGATTGATTGAAGGCGGCTATTTACTTCTCGGGCATGCTGAGTCCCTCATGAATATTTCTACAGCCTTCACGCTGAAACACCTTAAAAATGATATGGTATATCAGAAACCCCTGAAGGCAAGGATAATGAGAGATGCAGGATAA
- a CDS encoding HEAT repeat domain-containing protein codes for MAEELENLLRDEDVEIRREAVEKLRELEDKALAIMLLIKAIEDPDWRVRKTSVEILLEHRGEAVIKGLIDALYLEDNAGARNSAIEALTKLGAEATDYLIEAFESPNRDVRKFIIDILGDVGDRKALPLILKAIKDEDDNVRASAVEHLGRMRDASVTDALISILESGDLWLGYPAADALGRIGEPKAINVLLSALLKKPLREPALRALGKIGDISTLPFLAGYLRDSSKVVREETLKALEKLFHKGFGEKVAAELRDVFKEGVIDVLLPFTVSDRKEIKVAAIILLGLLRDEKAIAPLLEMSSEEEFQEDITKALVFIGTAKPESLIPFFNSDDPYQRRTICDIAGKVRSTIFFTPLIECLKDGDGHVRAMAARSLSEIGDLRAVSYIESLLLDEYGDVQEAAVRTLARLKEGLSIDEVINGLSDKNEVLRRNSAMLLGLLGEAEAIGPLGFAMKDSNVRVRMAVVDALGLIGGPDAVKLLLLAITDEVPDIRRAAAITLGKLDGDEVVDSLILLLQDRDDWVRAAAAESLGIIRNEKAIEPLISLLSDEYGFVKTTAIEALGGFKDARARAALCGLLDDKDLEIRRTTIESLSNFDDALDLIIPLLQDREWSVRKTAVDVMGKFPKVQTYRYLREVAETDEDREVKKAAERVLGE; via the coding sequence TTGGCTGAAGAATTAGAAAACCTATTAAGAGACGAAGATGTGGAGATCAGGAGAGAGGCGGTTGAGAAACTTCGAGAACTCGAAGATAAAGCTTTAGCCATCATGCTCCTTATCAAAGCCATTGAAGACCCTGATTGGCGTGTTAGGAAGACCTCAGTTGAAATCTTATTAGAACACAGGGGCGAGGCCGTCATCAAAGGTTTGATCGATGCCCTGTACCTGGAAGATAACGCAGGGGCAAGGAATTCAGCAATAGAGGCCCTCACGAAATTAGGCGCAGAGGCTACGGATTATCTTATAGAAGCATTTGAAAGCCCGAACAGGGACGTCAGGAAATTTATTATAGATATTTTAGGGGACGTGGGTGATAGAAAAGCCCTTCCCCTCATATTGAAGGCCATCAAGGACGAGGATGATAATGTAAGGGCATCTGCTGTTGAGCACCTGGGCAGAATGAGAGACGCCTCAGTTACTGATGCCTTAATTTCTATCCTTGAGAGCGGAGACCTCTGGTTGGGCTATCCAGCCGCAGATGCCTTAGGGAGGATTGGAGAGCCTAAGGCCATTAATGTCCTCCTTTCAGCATTATTAAAAAAGCCATTGAGAGAGCCAGCCCTAAGGGCACTCGGGAAGATAGGCGATATAAGCACATTGCCCTTTTTAGCGGGTTATCTGAGGGATTCCTCGAAAGTGGTTCGTGAGGAAACCCTGAAGGCTCTGGAGAAGCTCTTTCACAAAGGTTTTGGTGAAAAGGTAGCTGCTGAATTAAGAGATGTTTTTAAAGAGGGTGTTATTGATGTTCTTCTGCCATTTACCGTGAGTGACAGAAAAGAGATTAAAGTCGCAGCCATTATTCTTCTCGGCCTCCTTAGGGATGAAAAGGCAATTGCTCCTCTTCTTGAGATGTCATCCGAAGAGGAATTTCAGGAGGATATTACAAAGGCCCTTGTTTTTATTGGCACTGCAAAGCCTGAATCCCTGATACCTTTCTTTAACTCTGACGACCCTTATCAGAGAAGAACCATATGCGATATTGCCGGTAAGGTGAGGTCTACTATCTTCTTTACACCCCTTATCGAATGCCTCAAGGATGGTGATGGGCATGTCAGGGCAATGGCAGCTCGTTCCCTGTCTGAGATAGGCGACCTTCGTGCGGTCAGCTATATCGAATCCCTTCTTTTGGACGAATACGGGGATGTTCAAGAAGCGGCAGTAAGAACACTCGCAAGACTGAAAGAGGGGCTTTCTATTGATGAGGTCATAAATGGACTTTCAGATAAAAACGAGGTATTGAGAAGAAATTCCGCAATGCTGCTTGGCCTCTTAGGAGAGGCAGAGGCCATTGGGCCTTTAGGTTTTGCCATGAAGGATAGCAATGTCAGGGTAAGAATGGCAGTGGTTGATGCCCTGGGGCTTATCGGGGGTCCTGACGCTGTGAAATTATTGCTTTTGGCTATAACAGATGAGGTTCCGGATATAAGAAGGGCAGCAGCTATTACCCTCGGCAAGCTCGACGGTGATGAGGTTGTTGACTCCTTGATATTGCTCCTCCAGGACAGGGATGATTGGGTCAGGGCTGCTGCTGCTGAGAGCCTTGGTATTATTAGAAATGAAAAGGCTATCGAGCCTTTGATAAGCCTGCTGTCTGACGAATATGGCTTTGTGAAGACTACTGCAATAGAGGCCCTCGGTGGCTTTAAGGACGCACGGGCAAGGGCTGCGCTCTGCGGACTCCTTGATGATAAAGACCTGGAAATTAGAAGGACGACAATCGAGTCATTGTCCAATTTTGATGATGCGCTGGATTTAATAATTCCGCTCCTCCAGGACAGGGAATGGTCTGTTAGAAAAACTGCTGTAGATGTCATGGGGAAATTTCCAAAAGTGCAGACATACAGATATCTCAGAGAAGTGGCTGAAACCGATGAAGACCGGGAGGTGAAAAAGGCTGCAGAGAGGGTTTTAGGTGAGTGA